In one Rhodoflexus caldus genomic region, the following are encoded:
- the hemW gene encoding radical SAM family heme chaperone HemW, with amino-acid sequence MSAIYFHIPFCKQACHYCDFHFSTSLQGMAAMSEALLRETELRAAERSTPAASVYFGGGTPSLLPAGNLAQLLAQTRRVFGILPDAEITLEANPDDLSPEKLRQLRQLGINRLSIGIQSFHEAHLRWMNRAHNAQEALACVTWAKQAGFDNISIDLIYALPAENHSLWEQDLQTAIHLGVTHISAYCLTIEERTAFGNWLKKGRIQSVDDEFAARQFEIMTERLTAAGFEHYEISNFARSGYYSRHNSNYWKKGTYIGIGPSAHSYNGTQRSYNIANNAKYIKAILSGQLPTETETLTRRDHINEYLMTSLRTQWGADLQWLSRTYGYDLMASQSDYLLRLTASEQAFIKDNHLILTNKGRLLADSIALELFLPDD; translated from the coding sequence ATGTCTGCCATCTACTTTCATATTCCTTTTTGCAAACAGGCTTGCCACTACTGCGACTTTCATTTCAGCACTTCGCTGCAAGGAATGGCGGCAATGTCGGAAGCGCTGTTGCGTGAAACGGAACTCCGTGCTGCCGAACGCTCAACACCCGCTGCCAGTGTTTATTTTGGCGGAGGCACTCCCTCCCTCCTACCCGCCGGCAACTTGGCGCAATTGTTAGCCCAAACCCGACGGGTTTTCGGTATCTTGCCCGATGCCGAAATCACGCTGGAAGCCAACCCCGACGACCTTTCACCCGAAAAATTGCGGCAATTGCGACAGCTGGGCATCAACCGCCTGAGCATTGGTATTCAGAGTTTTCACGAAGCGCACCTCCGCTGGATGAATCGGGCACACAATGCGCAGGAAGCACTTGCATGTGTTACATGGGCTAAACAGGCAGGTTTTGACAACATCAGTATTGATCTGATTTATGCACTGCCCGCAGAAAATCACAGCCTCTGGGAACAAGATTTACAGACAGCCATTCACTTGGGCGTTACACATATTTCGGCCTACTGCCTGACGATTGAGGAACGAACGGCGTTTGGCAACTGGCTGAAAAAAGGGCGCATACAGTCCGTAGATGATGAATTTGCTGCCCGACAGTTTGAGATAATGACCGAACGACTCACGGCAGCAGGTTTTGAGCACTATGAAATCTCCAATTTTGCCCGTTCGGGATACTATTCGCGCCATAACTCCAACTACTGGAAAAAAGGGACTTACATCGGCATAGGCCCTTCGGCACACAGCTACAACGGCACGCAGCGCAGCTACAACATAGCCAATAATGCAAAATACATCAAAGCCATTCTATCGGGTCAGTTGCCGACGGAAACAGAAACACTCACCCGCCGCGACCACATCAACGAATACCTGATGACTTCGCTAAGAACACAGTGGGGAGCCGATTTGCAGTGGCTTTCAAGGACTTACGGTTACGATTTAATGGCATCGCAAAGTGATTACCTGCTTCGGCTGACGGCATCGGAGCAGGCTTTTATCAAAGATAATCACCTGATACTGACCAACAAAGGCAGGCTACTTGCCGACAGCATCGCTCTGGAATTATTTCTGCCTGACGATTAA
- a CDS encoding ABC transporter ATP-binding protein yields MLLSFLEVEHLHKQYAGQAQPALSGVSFTANQSEIIAILGESGAGKSTLLRIMAGLEMPDSGHVWLDGRPVPDPSQKLVPGDPRVALIQQDFGLFNKMNIADNISYPILSQPAAKQQARVKELLELIRLPGIEKKLPAQLSGGERQRVAVARALAAKPRLLLMDEPFSQMDYPMRRSLRKDLKRIILHEQTTVVMVTHEPLHALAVADKLAVMRNGKILQIGTSEEIYRYPNTEYVAMATGEVNILPAEVLPLSLRANLERPSAKICLRPEDLELVPEKEALMRGTVLSSEFAGAYRLVTVLLPSAHEVKVLYTGKPPVSGSQTGLVIRRIHSLKS; encoded by the coding sequence GTTTACTGCCAACCAGAGTGAAATCATAGCTATTCTTGGAGAAAGCGGTGCAGGGAAAAGTACCTTGCTGCGCATTATGGCAGGTTTGGAGATGCCTGACAGCGGTCATGTATGGCTGGACGGACGACCTGTGCCCGACCCTTCCCAAAAATTGGTGCCCGGCGACCCGCGCGTGGCACTGATTCAACAAGACTTCGGTTTGTTCAATAAAATGAATATTGCCGATAATATCTCCTATCCGATTTTATCGCAGCCCGCCGCTAAACAACAGGCGCGAGTGAAGGAGTTGCTGGAGCTGATTCGCCTGCCCGGGATAGAGAAAAAACTGCCTGCCCAACTTTCGGGAGGTGAACGGCAGCGAGTGGCAGTAGCCCGTGCATTAGCAGCCAAGCCGCGTTTGTTGCTGATGGACGAACCTTTCAGCCAGATGGACTACCCCATGCGCCGCAGCTTGCGCAAAGACCTCAAAAGAATCATTTTGCACGAGCAAACAACCGTTGTAATGGTTACACACGAGCCGTTGCACGCACTTGCGGTAGCCGATAAATTAGCCGTGATGCGCAACGGTAAAATCTTGCAAATAGGCACTTCCGAGGAGATTTACCGCTATCCGAACACCGAATACGTGGCCATGGCTACCGGCGAAGTAAATATTTTACCTGCCGAGGTGCTGCCCTTGTCGCTGCGGGCTAATTTGGAGCGCCCGTCGGCCAAAATTTGCCTGCGCCCCGAAGATTTGGAGTTAGTACCGGAAAAAGAGGCACTGATGCGCGGCACCGTATTGAGCAGCGAGTTTGCCGGTGCATACCGATTAGTAACCGTACTTTTGCCAAGCGCACACGAGGTCAAGGTGCTTTACACGGGTAAACCGCCCGTAAGCGGTTCGCAAACAGGCTTAGTGATTCGCCGTATTCATTCGCTTAAATCTTAA